From the Acetomicrobium sp. S15 = DSM 107314 genome, one window contains:
- a CDS encoding 2-hydroxycarboxylate transporter family protein, with product MRENTRESEVMYDPKQGLRLMGMPPQWFAVFAAIVLAGSYLGVLPNDMIGGFAAAIVIGTIFGFIGDNVPILNDYLGGGPVLALFGTSICVYLGVFPESLVKIIGNWTQDTQGFINFYIAALICGSILGMDRKLLIQAGWRYFIPLVGGVVVAYGLTGIVGGIMGYGWGKAMLYVAAPIMGGGTGAGAIPMSQIYGAALGVDSKEVFGILFPAVALGNAVSIIAAALLDKLGRVRPKLSGEGVILQGFEFESEPKTALEFTIGDLGTGLLMATSFYIFGRIIEIVIPQIHYYALTIIIVAIVKILGVMPKRLEFAAAKWYQFTVVNLTLALMAGTGVRFLDLKAVIAALTPTYFILTLTTVLGAILGAGIIGAWVRFYFIESALAAGLCMANMGGTGDVAVLSAAKRMNLMPFAQMSSRLGGAFILILQSLLIRLIGG from the coding sequence ATGCGCGAAAACACACGTGAAAGCGAAGTTATGTATGATCCTAAACAAGGCTTGCGTCTTATGGGCATGCCACCTCAATGGTTTGCCGTTTTTGCAGCGATAGTGCTGGCAGGTTCATACTTGGGCGTGCTCCCCAACGATATGATCGGCGGTTTTGCGGCAGCTATTGTTATTGGCACAATCTTTGGTTTTATCGGCGATAATGTTCCTATTTTAAATGATTATCTCGGCGGAGGTCCTGTTCTCGCTCTATTCGGTACCTCTATTTGTGTTTATTTAGGCGTTTTCCCAGAATCATTGGTCAAAATTATAGGTAATTGGACGCAGGATACCCAAGGGTTTATTAACTTCTATATAGCTGCCCTTATCTGCGGCAGCATCTTAGGGATGGACCGAAAACTTCTGATCCAAGCTGGATGGCGCTATTTTATCCCCTTAGTTGGTGGCGTCGTCGTTGCTTATGGTTTAACCGGAATAGTCGGCGGCATAATGGGCTATGGTTGGGGGAAAGCTATGCTCTATGTGGCTGCCCCAATTATGGGAGGAGGCACGGGTGCAGGGGCTATTCCGATGTCTCAAATTTATGGTGCAGCCCTAGGTGTAGATAGCAAGGAAGTTTTCGGCATACTCTTCCCTGCAGTTGCCTTAGGCAATGCAGTATCGATTATTGCTGCTGCTTTATTGGACAAACTTGGAAGGGTTCGGCCGAAGCTTTCGGGGGAAGGCGTAATTCTCCAAGGCTTTGAGTTTGAATCCGAGCCAAAAACTGCCTTAGAGTTTACTATAGGTGATCTTGGCACAGGGTTGCTTATGGCAACGAGTTTTTACATCTTCGGTAGGATAATAGAGATAGTTATTCCGCAGATTCACTATTATGCGCTGACAATTATAATAGTGGCTATAGTTAAGATCTTGGGGGTTATGCCTAAGCGACTTGAGTTCGCAGCAGCCAAATGGTACCAATTTACGGTCGTTAATCTAACCCTGGCATTGATGGCAGGTACAGGCGTAAGGTTTTTGGATTTAAAAGCAGTTATCGCAGCTCTCACCCCCACATATTTTATTCTGACTCTCACAACTGTATTGGGTGCCATCTTGGGTGCTGGAATAATTGGCGCCTGGGTCCGTTTTTACTTCATTGAGTCTGCTCTTGCTGCAGGTTTGTGTATGGCTAACATGGGTGGAACGGGGGACGTGGCCGTTCTCTCTGCGGCCAAGCGTATGAATCTGATGCCTTTCGCCCAGATGTCATCCCGCCTGGGTGGCGCGTTTATATTGATTTTGCAAAGCCTGCTAATTCGTCTTATTGGCGGCTAA
- a CDS encoding amidohydrolase, whose translation MDKFIQVAEYLDSIEPEIWELSTKIFSHPELGFQEYFAVEILAHFLQEKGFEVEREVAGLKTAFIAKHGSGKTLAFIAEYDAVSEALGHACGHNFIAAASVAAAAALKAANVPIAVIGTPAEESGGGKVIMARAGIFRRFLGCMYLHPSNKTRVGGRTLAAQRLILSFQGREAHATRDPRSGIDALQSLLMVLWQYNAVRRTLPNTFLDNWIITRGGETTTVVPGYAVAEAHFFAEEPGDIEKAATFLGRVAKAVESVTGATGQLEKAEMYPPRITDPRLREAMEKAFERVGIEYAPMPEKEAGFTDVGAVSEQVPVAEGYIRVCDASNHTQTFREAMLAPATREKVLQAAKVLAFAVLELLPPPCSNGA comes from the coding sequence GTGGATAAGTTCATTCAGGTGGCTGAGTACTTGGACAGCATTGAACCCGAAATTTGGGAGTTAAGCACAAAGATATTCTCTCATCCCGAGCTCGGCTTTCAGGAGTACTTCGCAGTCGAGATCCTTGCGCATTTTCTTCAAGAAAAGGGCTTCGAAGTGGAGAGAGAGGTAGCCGGATTAAAAACGGCCTTTATTGCAAAGCATGGGTCTGGGAAAACGCTGGCATTTATAGCCGAGTATGATGCAGTATCGGAGGCGCTTGGCCATGCCTGTGGGCATAATTTTATCGCCGCAGCCTCAGTAGCGGCGGCTGCCGCCTTAAAAGCGGCGAATGTTCCCATTGCCGTTATCGGTACCCCTGCCGAAGAATCGGGCGGAGGCAAAGTTATTATGGCTCGCGCTGGCATCTTTCGTCGTTTTCTGGGATGTATGTACTTACATCCATCGAACAAGACGCGAGTTGGAGGCCGGACCTTGGCCGCTCAGAGGCTGATTTTAAGCTTTCAAGGTCGAGAGGCCCATGCCACAAGAGACCCGCGCAGCGGGATAGATGCCCTCCAGTCTCTGCTTATGGTGCTATGGCAGTATAATGCAGTAAGGAGAACTCTGCCTAACACTTTTTTAGACAATTGGATAATCACGCGTGGCGGTGAGACAACCACGGTTGTGCCAGGTTATGCCGTAGCGGAGGCTCACTTTTTTGCTGAGGAGCCTGGAGATATCGAGAAAGCCGCGACTTTTCTGGGACGCGTGGCCAAAGCAGTTGAAAGTGTCACGGGCGCTACCGGACAGCTCGAGAAAGCCGAAATGTACCCGCCGCGGATCACCGATCCGAGGTTGCGAGAGGCTATGGAAAAGGCTTTTGAACGGGTTGGTATTGAGTATGCGCCGATGCCGGAGAAAGAGGCAGGGTTTACCGATGTCGGTGCCGTCAGCGAACAAGTCCCTGTGGCGGAGGGATATATACGTGTGTGCGACGCCTCTAACCACACGCAGACCTTTAGAGAAGCCATGCTTGCTCCAGCTACTCGGGAAAAAGTTTTGCAGGCGGCCAAGGTTTTAGCCTTTGCCGTGCTGGAATTATTACCACCGCCCTGCTCGAATGGCGCCTGA
- the dhaL gene encoding dihydroxyacetone kinase subunit DhaL, whose product MCFTSDEAVLLIKNMAKAVAENEEYLNELDSGIGDAEHGLNLKRGFEAVMGRIESLEGKPPHEVIKEVGTTLASAGCGTGPTFYGLAMRSAARVLAKKGMDSPEAIAESLEAALRAIKEKGGAEVGSKTMVDALEPAVTAFKNRVEVGGSVLEAFDDAVEAARTGMEATRDMIGKKGRGYHAGERGLGHQDPGATSAYLLLKCVRDTVAECCPSKN is encoded by the coding sequence ATGTGCTTTACCAGTGACGAAGCCGTTTTGCTCATCAAGAATATGGCCAAAGCGGTCGCGGAAAATGAAGAATATTTGAACGAGCTCGACAGCGGCATCGGCGATGCCGAGCACGGGCTCAACCTGAAGAGGGGTTTTGAAGCGGTAATGGGGCGCATCGAGTCGCTCGAGGGCAAACCTCCGCACGAGGTCATCAAAGAGGTCGGCACGACCTTGGCGAGCGCGGGATGCGGCACAGGCCCCACCTTTTACGGCCTCGCCATGCGCTCTGCCGCGAGAGTGCTTGCGAAGAAGGGGATGGACTCCCCCGAGGCCATAGCGGAAAGCCTCGAGGCGGCCCTTCGAGCGATAAAAGAAAAGGGCGGGGCTGAAGTGGGATCGAAGACCATGGTGGATGCCTTGGAACCGGCGGTGACGGCCTTCAAAAATAGGGTGGAAGTCGGAGGTTCTGTCCTCGAGGCCTTCGACGACGCGGTCGAAGCCGCGAGGACTGGCATGGAGGCCACGCGCGACATGATAGGCAAGAAGGGGAGGGGTTACCACGCCGGCGAGCGCGGTTTAGGGCACCAAGACCCCGGCGCCACATCCGCCTATCTGCTCCTCAAGTGCGTCCGCGACACCGTGGCGGAATGCTGCCCCAGCAAAAACTGA
- the citF gene encoding citrate lyase subunit alpha, with translation MKVATGRQIPDQIPGRREVRPYAGPFAFVPTGVKAAPPLSMVRPGEKKVVDSLREAIRLAGLKDGMTISFHHHLRFGDHVINMVLDTIAEMGIKDLTFTATGHHPVPESFIKHMEDGVITRIEHAVLVDQLGVAVARGLLKEPVTIRSHGGRPRAIEAGELPIDVAFIAAPTADTYGNLNGIDGPSHCGSLGYAVADAQYAKCVVAVTDNLVPYPLRYISIPQTNVDYVVPVSKIGDPTKIATGAIRKTSNPRDILIAQQIIKVMEASGLVQPRFSFQAGTGGVSLAVTQFLTEIMQQRDIRGSFLMGGITGSTVGLLEKGLFDIIFDVQSFDLDAVASLGRNPNHCEVSASFYANPHNKGCVVNLLDVVILSALEVDTKFNVNVLTGSDGVMRTGPGGHQDTAAGSKLTIIGTPLLHGRIPAIVDDVVTVVTPGETVDVVVTEYGVAVNPLRQDLIDRMKDARLPLASIEDLKLKAEKLAGKPKAPEFTDQIVGVVEYRDGSVIDVVRQPRSWVDR, from the coding sequence ATGAAGGTAGCGACAGGTCGCCAAATACCTGACCAGATTCCGGGTCGTCGGGAGGTTCGACCTTACGCCGGGCCGTTTGCCTTTGTTCCGACAGGCGTCAAAGCGGCTCCGCCGCTCTCTATGGTTAGGCCGGGGGAGAAAAAGGTCGTAGACTCCCTGAGAGAAGCGATCCGGTTAGCAGGCTTAAAGGACGGTATGACAATTTCCTTTCATCATCATCTGCGCTTCGGGGATCATGTCATCAATATGGTGCTCGACACCATAGCTGAGATGGGCATTAAGGACCTGACATTTACAGCTACGGGTCATCATCCTGTTCCGGAGTCTTTTATCAAGCATATGGAAGACGGCGTGATAACCCGCATTGAGCATGCCGTGTTGGTCGATCAACTGGGGGTGGCTGTGGCTCGCGGTCTTTTGAAGGAGCCGGTGACGATCCGCTCTCACGGCGGGCGTCCGCGGGCGATAGAGGCCGGAGAACTTCCGATAGATGTAGCGTTTATCGCCGCTCCAACAGCAGATACTTATGGAAATCTTAACGGGATTGATGGCCCTTCTCATTGCGGGTCGCTTGGCTACGCTGTTGCCGATGCTCAATACGCAAAATGCGTAGTAGCAGTTACCGACAACCTTGTTCCCTACCCGCTGCGGTATATTTCCATCCCGCAAACTAATGTAGACTACGTGGTTCCAGTAAGCAAAATCGGGGACCCGACCAAGATTGCTACGGGGGCTATCCGTAAAACGTCAAACCCTCGTGACATCCTTATTGCGCAACAAATTATCAAAGTAATGGAGGCTTCCGGCTTGGTGCAACCGCGCTTTAGCTTCCAGGCTGGGACGGGCGGGGTCTCTCTGGCGGTGACACAGTTCCTCACCGAAATCATGCAGCAGAGGGACATCCGCGGCAGCTTCCTCATGGGCGGGATAACCGGTTCTACGGTTGGGCTCCTGGAAAAGGGCCTTTTCGACATCATCTTTGATGTCCAAAGTTTCGATCTGGATGCAGTTGCTTCGCTGGGTCGTAACCCAAATCACTGCGAAGTCAGCGCTTCATTTTACGCCAACCCACACAATAAGGGCTGCGTAGTTAATCTACTGGACGTGGTGATCCTCAGCGCCCTGGAGGTGGATACGAAGTTCAACGTAAATGTGCTTACTGGTTCGGATGGAGTAATGAGAACCGGGCCAGGTGGCCATCAAGACACAGCCGCCGGCTCTAAACTTACCATTATTGGCACTCCCTTGCTTCACGGCCGTATCCCAGCCATTGTTGATGACGTCGTCACAGTGGTGACCCCAGGCGAAACCGTCGATGTGGTGGTAACAGAATACGGGGTTGCTGTGAATCCGTTGCGGCAGGATTTGATCGATCGCATGAAGGACGCAAGGCTTCCTTTGGCGAGCATTGAAGACCTTAAGCTGAAGGCGGAGAAGTTGGCTGGTAAGCCAAAAGCTCCGGAGTTTACGGATCAAATCGTCGGCGTAGTAGAATACCGTGATGGCAGCGTGATTGATGTAGTGCGTCAGCCCCGTAGCTGGGTTGACCGTTAG
- the dhaK gene encoding dihydroxyacetone kinase subunit DhaK, whose amino-acid sequence MKKVMNKPEDIVKEMLEGMSKAHRRLVEVIPGTQAVVRADAPVMGKVAVITGGGSGHEPAHGGFVGKGMLDAALAGAVFCSPPLSDGIAALERCNGGKGALFIIKNYTGDILLFDMLEEEAQDRDIPVKKVLVTDDVAVEEREGTTGRRGVAGTVFVHKIAGAMADKRAPLEEVHRVAQKCVDSVRTLGVALSPCIVPGRDKPNFELGADEMELGIGIHGEPGVERTSLRPARELVEGMMGRIVGDLPFERGQEVAVMVNGMGATPLMELYVVFNEVAKYLDRTGIDIYRSYVGEYMTSLEMAGFSITLLALDEELKSLLDHPCETPALTQR is encoded by the coding sequence ATGAAGAAGGTCATGAATAAGCCAGAAGATATCGTAAAAGAGATGCTTGAAGGCATGTCCAAGGCCCACCGAAGGCTCGTGGAGGTCATTCCTGGAACGCAGGCGGTGGTGAGGGCCGATGCTCCGGTCATGGGCAAAGTCGCCGTAATCACGGGCGGAGGCAGCGGACACGAGCCGGCCCACGGCGGATTTGTGGGCAAGGGGATGCTCGACGCCGCCTTGGCTGGTGCAGTATTCTGCTCGCCTCCCCTTTCTGACGGGATCGCGGCATTAGAGCGTTGCAACGGGGGCAAGGGTGCCCTTTTCATAATCAAAAACTATACGGGAGACATCCTGCTTTTTGATATGTTGGAGGAAGAGGCACAAGACCGGGACATACCGGTGAAAAAGGTGCTCGTAACCGACGATGTCGCTGTGGAGGAGCGAGAGGGCACGACGGGGCGCCGAGGCGTAGCCGGCACAGTTTTCGTCCACAAGATAGCCGGGGCAATGGCCGATAAAAGAGCCCCTCTCGAGGAGGTCCACCGGGTGGCGCAAAAATGCGTCGATTCGGTCCGCACGTTGGGAGTGGCCCTCTCCCCCTGCATCGTCCCGGGCAGGGACAAGCCTAATTTCGAACTCGGCGCGGACGAAATGGAGTTAGGCATCGGTATCCACGGCGAGCCCGGCGTGGAGCGCACATCGCTGCGCCCCGCCAGGGAACTGGTCGAGGGGATGATGGGCCGGATAGTGGGCGACCTGCCGTTTGAGCGCGGGCAAGAAGTGGCGGTCATGGTAAACGGTATGGGGGCCACGCCCTTGATGGAATTATACGTCGTCTTTAACGAGGTGGCCAAGTATCTCGACAGGACCGGGATAGACATTTACCGTAGCTACGTAGGTGAATACATGACGTCCCTCGAGATGGCGGGCTTTTCCATAACCCTGCTCGCCTTGGACGAAGAGCTTAAAAGCCTCCTCGACCACCCGTGCGAGACGCCGGCGCTGACGCAGCGTTGA
- a CDS encoding pyridoxal-phosphate-dependent aminotransferase family protein yields the protein METYPIGLVPGPVSVPKEIRGVYFADFGSADLESEFFGLYEEVQSLLQQILYTRATPVIMSGEGMLALWGALKSALSPAERVLAVANGVFGYGVADMAKATGQEVEVAGFGYDEGIDFDTVRRKALSFRPSMITAVHCETPSGILNPIKPLGEIAQEVGALLYVDFVSSAAGTEVRVDDWHIDLGLLGSQKALSLLPELAIVTVSDRAWEAIKKRRYVGYDAILPFKDALTVKEFPYTHNWHAIAALKASIKAILSEGLENVFKRHDDVAAYCRDRLKGMGVSLFPKDESLSSPTVTAANVPEGWTWIALDTEMRRRGVVFGGSYGPLKGKVFRIGHMGSQARLERVEKAMDALEEVLANPL from the coding sequence ATGGAGACATATCCGATCGGATTAGTGCCGGGGCCGGTTTCGGTGCCAAAGGAGATCAGAGGCGTTTACTTCGCAGACTTCGGCAGCGCCGACCTTGAAAGCGAGTTCTTCGGGCTTTACGAGGAAGTCCAGTCGCTGCTGCAGCAGATTCTATACACGCGTGCCACGCCAGTGATCATGTCGGGCGAGGGGATGTTAGCCCTCTGGGGGGCGCTCAAAAGCGCGCTATCTCCGGCTGAGCGGGTGCTGGCCGTGGCGAACGGCGTCTTCGGCTACGGAGTCGCCGACATGGCCAAGGCGACAGGACAAGAAGTAGAAGTGGCAGGTTTCGGTTACGACGAGGGCATAGATTTCGACACAGTCAGGCGCAAAGCCCTGTCGTTTCGCCCATCTATGATAACCGCCGTTCACTGCGAGACACCGAGCGGCATCCTAAACCCCATAAAGCCGCTCGGTGAGATAGCGCAAGAGGTCGGCGCCCTGCTCTACGTTGACTTCGTGTCGAGCGCAGCAGGGACGGAGGTGCGCGTCGACGACTGGCACATAGACTTGGGGCTTTTAGGGAGTCAAAAGGCCCTTTCTCTATTGCCTGAGCTTGCGATCGTAACGGTGAGCGATAGGGCGTGGGAGGCGATAAAAAAAAGGCGATATGTAGGCTACGACGCGATTTTACCCTTTAAAGATGCTCTAACCGTCAAGGAATTCCCATATACCCACAACTGGCACGCTATAGCCGCGCTTAAAGCTTCGATAAAAGCGATTTTGAGCGAAGGCCTCGAAAACGTCTTCAAGCGCCACGACGATGTGGCGGCATATTGCAGGGATCGCCTGAAAGGGATGGGCGTGTCGCTCTTCCCCAAAGACGAGTCGCTCTCCTCTCCCACGGTGACGGCGGCCAATGTGCCAGAGGGATGGACGTGGATCGCCCTCGACACAGAGATGCGGAGGCGCGGCGTGGTCTTTGGCGGAAGCTACGGGCCGCTAAAGGGCAAGGTTTTTAGGATCGGCCACATGGGAAGCCAGGCCAGGCTCGAAAGGGTCGAAAAGGCCATGGACGCGCTCGAAGAGGTCCTGGCCAACCCTCTTTAG
- a CDS encoding ADP-ribosylglycohydrolase family protein, whose translation MLGAIMGDIAGSAYEGRRFRTKTLDFPLFGPRTRFTDDTVMTVAVADAILRKVDYAASYREWGRTFPDVGYGYLFKRWLTSPDPKPYNSFGNGSAMRVSPVAYAFDSLDEVLVEAERTALPTHNHPEGVKGARAVAACVFLARCGRSKGEIKDFVERTFGYDLNRTTDEIRPTYSFDSTCQGSVPEAIIAFLDSRDFESAIRLAVSLGGDADTQACIAGAIAEAFYGGVPEPILKEALSFLHPSLLAVARRFCKTYPCPTEVPEE comes from the coding sequence ATGCTTGGAGCCATAATGGGCGATATAGCCGGTTCTGCCTACGAAGGAAGGCGCTTCAGGACGAAAACCCTCGACTTTCCCCTCTTCGGGCCGCGCACGCGCTTTACGGACGACACCGTGATGACCGTGGCGGTTGCGGACGCCATCCTTAGAAAGGTCGATTATGCCGCTTCCTATAGGGAGTGGGGGCGCACCTTCCCAGATGTCGGCTACGGATACCTTTTTAAGCGCTGGCTCACATCGCCGGACCCGAAGCCGTATAACAGCTTCGGAAACGGTTCAGCCATGAGAGTATCGCCCGTGGCCTACGCCTTCGACTCCCTGGACGAAGTTTTGGTCGAGGCCGAGCGCACGGCCCTTCCGACCCACAACCACCCCGAGGGAGTCAAGGGCGCCAGGGCCGTGGCGGCGTGCGTGTTTTTGGCCAGATGCGGTCGCTCCAAGGGCGAAATAAAAGACTTCGTGGAGCGGACCTTCGGCTACGACTTGAACCGCACGACTGACGAAATACGGCCCACGTATTCCTTCGACTCCACCTGCCAGGGGAGCGTGCCTGAGGCGATCATTGCCTTTTTGGACTCCCGCGATTTTGAAAGCGCCATAAGGCTTGCCGTATCGCTCGGAGGCGATGCTGACACCCAGGCCTGCATCGCAGGCGCCATAGCCGAAGCCTTTTACGGCGGCGTCCCCGAACCGATCTTGAAGGAAGCCCTCTCCTTCCTCCATCCCTCTTTGCTGGCGGTGGCGAGACGCTTCTGCAAGACCTATCCCTGCCCGACCGAGGTCCCGGAGGAGTGA
- the leuB gene encoding 3-isopropylmalate dehydrogenase, with translation MVKYKIAVVPGDCVGPEVTAEGVKVLKATAEKYGFEVSLTEYMAGGAAIDAYGDPLPEETIDGCRSSDAILFGSVGGPKWDDLPWENVHGAITPSRGIQRLRQIFQLFANIRPAYLFPELVDNTPLRPEVVAGTDLIVVREQCGGLYFGEPRGIIGMGEERKGINTLSYTVPEVRRVAHVAFKLARRRRRKVTSVDKHNVMESSILWRQVVKEVAKEYPDVELNHLYADACAMKIIENPRQFDVILAGNIFGDILSDLSSVLAGSIGMMPSASIGEGTFGLYEPIHGSAPDIAGKGIANPVGSIMSVAMMLDCSFGRKEAAESIKSAIKSVLSGGYRTADLYKPGTKKVSTSEFGDLVAAEILK, from the coding sequence GTGGTTAAATATAAAATTGCGGTTGTCCCTGGAGATTGTGTTGGCCCAGAAGTGACGGCCGAAGGAGTTAAGGTCCTCAAGGCGACAGCGGAAAAATATGGATTTGAGGTCTCCTTGACTGAGTATATGGCTGGTGGGGCGGCTATAGACGCCTATGGCGACCCGCTGCCTGAAGAAACGATAGATGGATGCCGGAGTAGCGATGCCATCCTATTCGGTTCGGTAGGCGGGCCTAAGTGGGATGATTTGCCTTGGGAAAACGTTCATGGTGCTATTACGCCGTCGCGTGGCATCCAACGCCTGCGCCAAATCTTTCAGCTATTCGCCAATATCCGTCCGGCTTATCTGTTTCCGGAGTTAGTCGACAATACTCCGCTGCGCCCTGAGGTGGTCGCTGGGACAGATTTGATAGTGGTGCGAGAGCAATGCGGAGGCCTTTATTTTGGGGAACCTCGCGGCATTATTGGGATGGGAGAAGAGCGCAAGGGCATCAATACGCTGAGTTATACTGTCCCTGAGGTTAGGAGGGTTGCGCATGTGGCTTTCAAGTTGGCCAGGCGGCGCCGCAGGAAGGTTACCTCTGTAGACAAACATAACGTGATGGAGAGTTCGATCCTGTGGCGACAAGTGGTAAAAGAGGTGGCAAAAGAATATCCAGACGTGGAGCTGAACCATCTTTACGCTGACGCCTGCGCTATGAAAATTATAGAAAACCCGCGGCAGTTTGATGTTATCCTCGCGGGCAATATTTTTGGCGATATCCTCAGCGATCTCTCATCTGTACTCGCGGGGTCGATCGGCATGATGCCTTCTGCTAGTATTGGCGAGGGGACTTTTGGATTATATGAGCCCATTCATGGCAGTGCCCCGGATATTGCGGGGAAAGGGATCGCCAATCCTGTCGGATCGATCATGTCCGTGGCCATGATGTTGGATTGCTCCTTCGGGCGCAAAGAAGCGGCAGAAAGCATAAAATCTGCCATAAAGTCTGTGCTTTCCGGAGGATATCGCACGGCCGATCTGTATAAACCTGGAACCAAAAAAGTATCGACATCAGAGTTTGGAGATTTAGTTGCGGCGGAAATCCTCAAATGA
- a CDS encoding MGDG synthase family glycosyltransferase, with product MSGIKVAVFYASVGTGHKSAAKAISDWFRREVSGAETMCVDTLTYASPLVRGLYARSYLEMVRRVPQLWGYLYEAMDTPDAIDGLLATINELTERLNLRKLLLALAEFDPQAVFFTHFFGASVVADALQGQRPVFYVNTDFLSHIFHRNLSFSGWFVASDEAKHQYAADGIDGNRVVVSGIPVDPIYLSPPTKEEGRRFLGISGDSPMFLVMGGGIGVGPFSEVLDSLSQLDGCLVFALCGNNKNLFERLSERYRGHEGVRVLGFVSGMPYYYAAADAVIMKPGGLSTSELLCVGSPLILWGPIPGQEQRNSDYLLDRRAARMIFEPRRAAQKVREILKDESALTDLRANMARIARPDAGRAIVRHTLEWIR from the coding sequence ATGAGTGGGATCAAAGTAGCCGTCTTTTACGCCTCCGTGGGTACCGGCCACAAAAGCGCCGCCAAAGCCATATCGGACTGGTTTCGCCGCGAGGTCTCTGGAGCTGAGACAATGTGCGTGGATACGCTCACTTACGCATCCCCCTTGGTGCGCGGCCTGTACGCCCGCTCCTACTTGGAGATGGTGCGGCGCGTCCCGCAGCTCTGGGGGTATCTGTATGAGGCGATGGACACTCCCGATGCCATCGATGGCCTTTTGGCCACCATAAACGAGCTCACAGAAAGGTTGAATTTGCGCAAGCTTCTCCTGGCGCTCGCCGAGTTCGACCCTCAGGCCGTCTTTTTCACCCACTTCTTCGGGGCCTCCGTAGTGGCCGACGCGCTTCAGGGGCAACGGCCGGTCTTTTACGTGAACACCGATTTTTTGAGTCACATCTTTCACAGAAATTTGAGCTTTTCGGGGTGGTTCGTGGCGAGCGACGAGGCCAAGCACCAATATGCCGCAGATGGCATAGACGGGAATCGCGTGGTTGTCTCGGGCATACCCGTGGACCCTATATACCTGTCTCCGCCCACCAAAGAAGAAGGGAGGCGCTTTTTGGGCATAAGCGGTGATTCTCCTATGTTCTTGGTGATGGGAGGAGGGATAGGCGTAGGTCCTTTTAGCGAGGTCTTGGATTCGCTAAGCCAGTTAGACGGGTGCCTCGTATTCGCCCTGTGCGGCAACAACAAAAACCTCTTCGAGAGGTTGAGCGAACGCTACAGGGGGCATGAAGGAGTGCGCGTGTTAGGCTTCGTGAGCGGCATGCCCTACTACTATGCCGCAGCCGATGCGGTGATCATGAAACCGGGTGGACTTTCCACGTCGGAATTGCTCTGCGTAGGGTCCCCGCTGATATTGTGGGGGCCCATCCCTGGGCAGGAGCAGCGCAACAGCGACTATCTGTTGGACCGAAGGGCGGCGCGCATGATATTCGAGCCGCGCAGGGCGGCGCAAAAGGTGAGGGAGATCTTAAAAGACGAAAGCGCCTTGACCGACCTGAGGGCCAACATGGCTCGCATCGCCCGGCCCGATGCCGGAAGAGCGATAGTGCGCCATACGCTCGAATGGATAAGGTGA
- the citX gene encoding citrate lyase holo-[acyl-carrier protein] synthase, whose translation MDNIKIDAILNEREARWHRVIQLSNEWEKPVIVGSVVMPGPDKNAPCAEIIFRELVEALKQLSKVWPLLHWEVLHGALGPAVILVLAQGDARLLKRAAVGIEESSVVGRLFDIDVYDEDGRPVSRTELGFSDRRCLVCGGPVSECRRSAKHTLNEVVGKIEEIIKVLLVKK comes from the coding sequence ATGGATAACATTAAAATAGACGCTATCTTGAATGAAAGAGAAGCTCGTTGGCATCGTGTCATTCAGTTATCTAATGAGTGGGAAAAGCCTGTAATAGTAGGATCGGTTGTCATGCCTGGGCCGGATAAGAATGCTCCTTGCGCTGAAATCATCTTCCGTGAGCTCGTAGAGGCGTTGAAGCAACTGTCCAAGGTATGGCCACTGCTACATTGGGAAGTGTTGCATGGTGCCCTGGGCCCCGCCGTTATTTTGGTTTTAGCGCAGGGCGACGCTCGTCTCTTAAAGCGAGCGGCGGTGGGCATAGAAGAGTCCAGCGTGGTAGGGCGATTGTTTGATATAGATGTGTACGACGAAGATGGTAGGCCTGTAAGTCGAACAGAACTTGGTTTTTCGGACCGGCGCTGCCTCGTTTGCGGTGGGCCGGTGTCTGAGTGCCGCAGGAGTGCGAAACACACCCTGAATGAGGTCGTAGGAAAGATTGAAGAGATCATCAAAGTGCTTTTAGTAAAAAAATAA